The window TCGTAGGCGACGAGTGCGTCGCCCGAGTCGACCGTGACGACCACCGGAAGGTCGCCGACGCGGTCGTTGATCACGCCCTCGTTCGTGACCGTATCGAACGGGTAAGCGCGCGCCATCTCGTCGTGAGCGATACCGATGACGTCGGCCTTCGGGTGGAGCTGGCCTTCGTACTCCTCGCTCCCGATACCGATCCGGCGGGACTCGCCGTACCCAGCGTAGGGGTTGCGGCCGTAATCGCGCGGTCTCGCCCCACCGACTGCTCCGGAGGCCGGCGGTGGGAGCAGGACCTGTGTCTCGGGGTGCGTCTCGCTCCACGCGTCCCACGTCGTCAGCGTCGATGGGACGAGCGAGAGGGTCTCGCCTGTCTTCGGCCCACGGATGGCGGTCGCCATGATCTGGCTCCAAAGGCTGTCGGTCGCACGGTCGTACATCACAAGATCGCTGTTCCAGAGGAAGCCCGAAACGCCGAAGACCGTTTCCTCATCATCCACTCGGCGCTCGGCGGTGAGCCCGCTGCCACACAGCGGACAGTACGTCACGAGCAGCGGCCCGTCGAGTGTGTCGTTCACGATCTCGTGCCAGTTGAGGATCGCGAGCGGGTACGCCCGCGCCTCGCCGCCGCGCTCGACGCCGATCACGCGCTCGTTTGAATCGAGTTCCACCGAGAAGTCGCTCCAGTCGGTTCCGAACGCGGGGTCAGTGATCGCCGGGATCGCGTCCTCCGCCGCGCCGCGGTCGAGTTCGCTCCGGGGGACAGGGAGTTCGATGTCGCCGGCTTGTTGAGGCACACCGGCTGCCGTTCCGCCGGTGGCGGTCGTGTTGCCTGATCTGTCGGCGGCCGCTGGAGTGTCGGTGGTCGCCGAGGTATCAGTCGCCCCGTCCGTCCCACTGGAGTCGGAGCGGCCGGCGAGACCCGAAC is drawn from Halococcus saccharolyticus DSM 5350 and contains these coding sequences:
- a CDS encoding DUF3179 domain-containing protein, which gives rise to MDRRRYLTALTGGTVAVLAGCSGLAGRSDSSGTDGATDTSATTDTPAAADRSGNTTATGGTAAGVPQQAGDIELPVPRSELDRGAAEDAIPAITDPAFGTDWSDFSVELDSNERVIGVERGGEARAYPLAILNWHEIVNDTLDGPLLVTYCPLCGSGLTAERRVDDEETVFGVSGFLWNSDLVMYDRATDSLWSQIMATAIRGPKTGETLSLVPSTLTTWDAWSETHPETQVLLPPPASGAVGGARPRDYGRNPYAGYGESRRIGIGSEEYEGQLHPKADVIGIAHDEMARAYPFDTVTNEGVINDRVGDLPVVVTVDSGDALVAYERRIDGDVLSFEPAGEDAIRADGSRWRRATGEAVDGPHKGTQLPRANDASPMFFFAWRDFNPETEVYGS